Proteins encoded within one genomic window of Triticum aestivum cultivar Chinese Spring chromosome 2D, IWGSC CS RefSeq v2.1, whole genome shotgun sequence:
- the LOC123053566 gene encoding betaine aldehyde dehydrogenase — translation MAAPPAIPRRGLFIGGGWREPTLGRRIPVINPATEDTIGDIPAATAEDVELAVAAARSAFLLDGGSRWARASGATRAKYLNAIATKIKEKISYLALLETVDSGKPKDEAVADMDDVAACFEFYAGLAEALDGKQHAPISLPMEEFKTYVLKEPIGVVGLITPWNYPLLMATWKVAPALAAGCTAVLKPSELASLTCLELGAICEEVGLPSGVLNIITGLGPDAGAPIASHPHVDKIAFTGSTATGKTIMTAAAQMVKPVSLELGGKSPLVIFDDVADIDKAVEWAMFGCFFNSGQVCSATSRLLLHEKIAERFLDRLVEWAKNIKISDPLEEGCRLGSVISKGQYEKIKKFISTARSEGATILHGGDRPKHLGKGFFIEPTIITDVSTSMQIWREEVFGPVICVKVFKTESEAVELANDTHYGLAGGVISDDLERCERIAKVIHSGIVWINCSQPTLVQAPWGGNKRSGFGRELGEWGLENYLSVKQVTRYCKDELYGWYQRPSKL, via the exons ATGGCCGCGCCCCCAGCGATCCCGCGCCGCGGCCTCTTCATCGGCGGCGGGTGGCGCGAGCCCACCCTGGGCCGCCGCATCCCCGTCATCAACCCGGCCACCGAGGACACCATCG GCGACATCCCGGCAGCCACCGCGGAGGACGTCGAGCTCGCCGTCGCGGCGGCGCGGTCTGCGTTCTTGCTCGACGGTGGGAGCCGCTGGGCGCGTGCTTCCGGGGCGACGCGGGCCAAGTATCTGAACGCGATCGCTACTAAG ATTAAAGAAAAGATATCGTATCTGGCATTGCTGGAGACAGTTGATTCTGGAAAGCCCAAGGACGAAGCAGTTGCGGACATG GACGATGTCGCTGCATGCTTTGAGTTCTATGCTGGTCTGGCTGAAGCCTTAGATGGTAAACAACATGCGCCAATCTCTCTGCCCATGGAAGAATTCAAGACCTATGTTCTTAAAGAACCCATCGGGGTTGTTGGACTCATCACTCCCTG GAACTATCCTCTGTTGATGGCTACTTGGAAGGTTGCACCTGCCCTGGCTGCTGGGTGTACAGCTGTGTTAAAACCATCTGAGCTGGCTTCTCT AACTTGCTTAGAGCTCGGCGCAATATGTGAAGAGGTAGGACTGCCTTCAGGAGTTCTGAACATAATTACTGGTCTGGGCCCTGATGCTGGTGCTCCAATAGCTTCACATCCCCATGTGGATAAG ATTGCTTTTACAGGAAGTACCGCAACTGGTAAGACGATAATGACCGCTGCTGCTCAAATGGTTAAG CCTGTTTCATTAGAGCTTGGTGGCAAAAGTCCTCTTGTTATCTTTGATGATGTTGCTGACATTGACAAAG CTGTTGAATGGGCCATGTTTGGTTGTTTTTTCAATAGTGGTCAAGTTTGCAGTGCAACTTCTCGTCTACTTCTCCAT GAGAAAATTGCAGAGCGATTTTTAGATAGACTAGTTGAATGGGCAAAGAACATAAAAATCTCAGACCCACTGGAAGAAGGTTGCAGGCTGGGTTCAGTCATCAGTAAAGGGCAG TATGAAAAGATTAAGAAGTTCATCTCAACAGCAAGAAGTGAAGGTGCTACAATTTTGCATGGGGGTGACCGACCAAAG CATCTCGGAAAAGGGTTCTTTATTGAACCTACTATTATAACAGACGTTAGCACATCAATGCAAATTTGGAGAGAGGAAGTCTTTGGACCAGTCATCTGTGTCAAAGTATTTAAGACAGAGAGCGAAGCCGTAGAGCTTGCAAATGATACCCA CTATGGCTTGGCTGGTGGTGTGATCTCTGATGATCTAGAGAGGTGTGAGCGCATTGCAAAG GTTATTCACTCGGGCATTGTTTGGATAAACTGCTCGCAACCGACTCTGGTTCAAGCTCCGTGGGGAGGGAACAAGCGTAGTGGTTTTGGCCGGGAGCTAGGAGAATG GGGCCTCGAGAACTACCTGAGCGTGAAGCAAGTCACCAGGTACTGCAAAGATGAGCTATACGGATGGTACCAGCGCCCATCCAAGCTGTAG